A stretch of DNA from Ranitomeya variabilis isolate aRanVar5 chromosome 1, aRanVar5.hap1, whole genome shotgun sequence:
ctcatagacttgcattaaagaGTGACCTCCGGCTCGCTTCATGAGACACTGGAACAATACTGCAAGTCACAACCTGGCAGAGACCGACAGCAGCAACGTCGATAGATGGTAATGATGGCATCGGGTAAGTGTGAGAGCAGgggcagggaccttagattagaagcgcCACTCCAGCAGTCAGTTTTGTTTCAAACATTTTTACGCTATTTGAATGAAGATAAAATTTAATACAAAGTTCTCATATTTTTTGCAATATAGCCCCCTGATTCTGAGGCAGTGGGATGATGTTACGAATACAGTAATAAAAAACAAGGTTCAAAGGTGACAAACCAGATTCATTACATTGAAATGAAATATCTTTCTTCTGTTCTTCCATATATCCGCAATGCTTTTCGCTCTGGATCTCAATCATGGATAACCAATGATAAATATAACTAGCATGTTTTGCAGATCCAGGCTACTTATACTGTACATGTAAAATAAACACATATTGGCTGTTGAAGGATTTAATAACCTATGCCATTTTGCTTTATATAACATTTCTCACAATTCCAAACAAAAATATGGTTTctatgtgaattctctgatgtgtttcACTTTTAGATTTActtataaaatattttaaaaaataagatATCAAAACAgttcctctcctgtgtgattcctCTAATGGTCCCAAAGTTAGGTTTTAGTAAGTACTGATTTCCCAGAGTCTGAAGATGAATATGGCTTTTctactgtgtgaattctctgatgtttaataagatgtgatttctgtgtaaaacatttttcacattctgaacatgaatgcatcttctctcctgtgtgaattctctgatgtttaacaagatttgatttatgagtaaaacattttccacattctaaacatgaataggGCTTCTcatctgtgtgaattctctgatgtttaacaaaatCTGATTGGTgtgtaaaacatttttcacattctgaacatgaatatggcttctctccagtgtgagttctctgatgtttaacaagatttgatttctgagtaaaacatttttcacattctgaacatgaatatggcttcactcctgtgtgaattctctgatgtgtaacaagatctgatttttgagtaaaacatttcccacattctaaacatgaatacggcttctcacctgggtgaattctctgatgtgcaatAAAATTTGATTGAGCCATAAAACATCttccacattgtgaacatgaaaatggcttctctcctgtgtgaatttgatGATGATCCCTTAGATTGGCTTTAGTAattaaacttttcccacattctgaacatggaaatggcGTCTCCCCTGTATGAATTTTCTGATGTTTTGCAAGATCTGATAAATgagtaaaacttttcccacattctttaCATAAATAAGGTTTTCCTCctatgtgaattttctgatgtttaacaagatctgCTTTACGTATGAAGCacttttcacattctgaacatgaatgaggtttctctcctgtatgaattctttCATGTTTCAGCAGGTCTGATTTACatataaagcatttcccacattctgaacatgaatacggtttctctcctgtatgaattctctgatgtttaacttgACCTGATTTCTgcgtgaaacatttcccacattctgaacaggtgtatggcttctctcctgtgtgacctcGCACATGTCTAACCAGACAGGATTTACCAGTAAAACACTTCCCACACAGAGAACATGAGAATGGCTTTTCTTCTGTGTGAATTATTTCATGTCGAACAAGGTTtgatttgcttatatagcacttcCCGCAAACTAAAcacgaaaatggtttctcccccgtATGACTTTTTTCATGTCTTAAAAGAGTCGATTTATCTGTAAAGgtcttctcacattctgaacatgaaaatggttttgcTCCAGTGTGAATTTTTCTGTGTGTATAAAGACTTGATCTTCTTGTAAAGTTTTTTCCAAACGTATGTCGAAACTGTTGAATCATTTTGTGACTTGTACTTGTGGTAACATTGCAAGATTTATCAGAACGGTCTTCATAATTAGGAGGCATAACAGTTTGATCTGTACTGTTAAATCCTGAATTTACGTTAAGAGTAATGAGATTTTCTTCTGAAGAGTGTGGCATGATGTTTTCATCTTCTACTTTATAATTTAGTAAGAAAATAACATTTCCCTCTGGATtcccaatgtgattttctgttaagATTAAAATGGAGTTTGTTAGTTATTTTTCAAATCGAAGCAGATATTTCATTAAAATTATTCCTAGCAAAACACACAGTTTATAATGCCGTCTGAGGTGGGATTGATAGCCAAAGCTAAAAATGGATCCTGCTGGAAGGAAAAGTTTAAGCCATTGGCCTGGGTTCATCAAGCAATTTTCACCAGAATACTGGAGTAAAATTGTTGAAATGTAGCAAAAAAATATAACTTGTGATGTTTTAAAAGCAGTCCTGGCCAGCTTTGCCAAGTTTTCGAAACATTGGTGGACCTAGCAGGTACTGGAGTAAACCTGCTAAAAGTCACAAAATGTAAGAGCAGTTTCATATAAAGCTTTTTCTCAGCAAAACAACACAGTTCTTGATTCAGTTTTCTGATCCAAAATCTGAAGCAGATTCAAAAGGAAAGTAAAATATAAAAGAAAGGCTTTCCGCTCAGGTTGCATCTATTACAGACATTGTATTAAAAACTGCAGTGTTATTTTTCCTTTAAAAATGTTGTATGTGAAAGAAACCATGATAAAACAGACCGACCAGGAGACAAGTTTCAGAAAGAACTATTTAGTGGATACGAGATGATAGCAGAGCTGTGATTGCACGATATTGAAGGTTATGCTACGGGAATATCTGAAAGACAACATACCCAGTTCCTGCAAAGTATCACTAATGTAGATAACTGGTGGGATGTACCGTGTTTCCCCGTAAATAAGACAGCATCCTATGTTATTTTTTGGTCTGAAAgaggggttagggcttattttttcacATTAACAACAATCTACATTTTATCttaaacaaagaaaacaaaaaataaatcaacATTTATTACAATATAATCATGTCATCACATTCTGGATCATCGTCATCATAACTCTACAAACCATGAATTCCGCCATGACCTTCTTGAGATCCTATTTCCAAGTACAACGATCTACATTAACCAGTATTCATGACcaaaaatcaacatttattcaaaCACAGTCATGTCATCATCTTCAGGAACATCATCATAACTCTCCAAACCCTGAATCCAGTCGTCAATTTCTTGTGACTCTGTTGCCTTTAGAATCATTGGCCCCAATTTCTCATGTCCAGCAATAGCACTTTCCTTAAATGAGCGCCTCTTGTCCATGTATCCTGCTTGTAGCGCATTGGCAACGCAACTGTCAGTGATTTTCTCCCATGAATTCTTCACCCAAGTCACAACCTCTTGCAGTCTAGGCTTCACAAAGTTTCCATGCTTTCTCTGCATTCTATTTTTTATGTAGTCATTCATTTCCGTGCGTAAATGGTCCTTGAATGGCTTATTTATTGCAATATCAAGAGTCTGGAGATAGGCAGTCATTCCTGCGGGAATCACTATTTGATCTATTTTTCTTTCATGAAGGAAGTTCTTCATGTCTTTAGCACGGTGTGTACTGGCTGAATCCCAGACTAGCAAGCCTCTTTGACTACCTCGCAAAACAAGCGGCAGCATTAAATCGACCCATTTCCGTATAACTGCTTGTGTGCACCAGGCTTTTACGGTTTCAAGAATATAAATACCTGAAATACGTTTCATCTTCTCCTTCTTGCCCTTAGTAATGATTAGAGGTGGCACTTTAGTTCCATCCAGACGAATTGCCAAAATACAGGTAACACGTGCACTTTCATGGCCAGTGGAACACATAGACAGAGGAGGCACCCGCTGATCAATCGTCGTTTGTGATCCTTGGCCCATAAATACTGCAGTTTCATCCATAACAATCATGTTGGAAAGTTGGTATTTAGAAAAGTCAATGCCGTCAACAAAGGACTTGAATGCAAGAGCACGTTTAATAACTTCAGCATCTTCCAGCTTACATAGAGCTGTGGACCGTCTTAGAGACAGTTCACATCGCTGAAGGAAGCCGTCCAACCAGTGATGGGACGCTTTGAAATCTTCTGGTGATATTTCTAATTGTGGCGCCATTGTTAGAGCAAATTCTTGAATATCAGCCCTGCGCACAACTAAAGCCTTGGCTCTCCTGTCAGCAATCCATTCACAGATCATGTCTTCCAGCTCAGGAAATAATGGATGCCGCCCCGCTCCACACTTGCGCCTCTTAGCATTTCCCTTGCACACCTGTTGACTGAGATTATCGTACGCTGCCCGCCATCTTCGGACCATTCGGATATTCAACATCTTCTCTTTGCAAAAAGCAGTAAGATTTTTGCCTCGGGAATCCTCCACGATTCTTTTCTTGTACTCAACAGAATAGCTCTTTCTTTTTGAACTCATGTTGTCTAGGGGTCAAAAAGTACAGTATATTTCTGGTACATATGGTACTGTATTACAGTAAATGTCTAGGGACTCAGAAAGCGGGCACCCCCAAAAGAATCACTCAACGGACCCCCTTAGAACCAAAACAATTAgagttggcaagtgcccatggtgcATGGACTCACACCCAGACTTACGTCACTTCTGTCAAAAGTGCGCCGTTCCAGCTGTGTTCCAATGCAGCCAAGTGTAGCAGTTGCTCCCCCAGGGTGGCCGGCAGTAGCCACATTGCTTGGGCTCGGGACTGAAGTGATGCCAGCAGGACTACGGGATCTGTGTGCGAGACCCCGGCATTAGCCAACCCTtaatgttgtggggtcttttgagtGTGATTCTTTTCGGGATGTCTGCTTCCTTTTGGGGTGTGAGCTTAATGAAAGGTCTACTCTATCTGTCCTGCTGTAACCAGAGACAGTTTAGGCAATGTGGGTCCCTGGGCAAAAGTTAAAGGGGGCCCCATTTGATGACATATTGCATAATAGCGCACAAACATTTAGGGTGCATTTACAGTAGCCAATTTCAGACATTTACACGAGGACGAGGAACCTGCCATCAGGATCAGGCTTTATAAACCAGAGATATGGGTATGAAGGCGCTGTGCCTCTGATTTATTAGGTACCTTCACTGCTGAGATCTGCAGCCTGGTTATTCTTTAATCCCCATTAGAAGATATGGTGGAATAAGCAGCTCCGGCATCGGGGCGGGCCTGAGGTTAGGGTCTTTATCTCTGTCACGGCCCCTCAGCTGCCTCTGCTGTAAGTATCTTCATACTGATAAACATCCGGTGATGGCGCTGACCTAGCTGTGGGCGGCGCTTGCGCAGATCGATCTGATTgcaggcttcagaaaaatggcgccAGTGTAGATTGAAATCTCAGTTcttcaatctgtgcatgcgccgccaccATTTTCCTTAAGCATGCAGGGAGGTTAATGCGTTCATGCACCGACACCGGCGACCAATTAAAACAGCAGCACAGCGCTTTCATGCCCATACCTTTAGTCTATAATGCCTGATCCGGATGATAGGCTCTCTGTAAAGTCGTCTGGTGCTTGTCTACGGCCTCATTACACCGGCTGAGGCAGAACTGCTATCATTAATAAATCATTGTCTCCACATATcaggttatcggcagcacatctcctgtttacacCGGGCAACGTGCTAACGAGAAAAATGTCCCTGATACATCCAGTCTTATCGTATGGGGCCACTGGAGTAAGAGGCACCTAATTCATTAAAGGGCGCACACCACCTAATAAATCAGGAATCTTACAAGTGACGCGAGTacatacactacacatacacatgaatacacacactgcacatacacatgtatacacacacacactgcacatacacatgtatacacacacactgcacatacacatgtatacacacacactgcacatacacctgtatatacactgcacatacacactgcgcatacacatgtatatacacatacactgcacatacacatgtatacacacactgcacatacacatgtatatacacacactgcacatacacctgtatatacacacatgtatacacacactgcacatacacctgtatacacacactgcacatacacctgtatacacacacactgcacatacacctgtatacacacacactgcacatacacctgtatacacacacactgcacatacacatgtatatacacacactgcacatacacctgtatatacacacacatgtatacacatactgcacatacacctgtatacacacactgcacatacacatgtatacacacacacactgcacatacacatgtatacacacactgcacatacacctgtatacacacactgcacatacacatgtatacacacacacacactgcacatacacatgtatacacacacactgcacatacacctgtatacacacacactgcacatacacctgtatacacacacactgcacatacacatgtatatacactgcacatacacatgtatatacacatacactgcacatacacatttatacacacacacactgcacatacacatgtatacacacactgcacatacacatgtatacacacacacacagcacatacacctgtatacacacacacactgcacatacacctgtatacacacacacactgcacatacactgcacatacacactgcgcatacacatgtatacacacacactgcacatacacatgtatacacatacactgcacatacacatgtatatacacatacactgcacatacacatgtatacacacactgcacatacacatgtatacacacacacactgcacatacacatgtatacacatacactgcgcatacacatgtatatacacatacactgcacatacacatgtatacacacactgcacatacacatgtatacacacacacactgcacatacacatgtatacacacacactgcacatacacatgtatacacacacactgcacatacacatgtatacacacacactgcacatacacatgtatatacactgcacatacacactgcgcatacacatgtatatacacatacactgcacatacacatgtatacacacacacactgcacatacacatgtatacacacacactgcacatacacatgtatacacacacactgcacatacacatgtatacacacacactgcacatacacatgtatatacactgcacatacacactgcgcatacacatgtatatacacatacactgcacatacacatgtatacacacactgcacatacacatgtatacacacactgcacatacacatgtatacacacacacactgcacatacactgcacatacacactgcgcatacacatgtatatacacatacactgcacatacacatgtatacacacactgcacatacacatgtatacacacactgcacatacacatgtatacacacacactgcacatacacatgtatacacacactgcacatacacatgtatatacactgcacatacacatgtatacacacacactgcacatacacctgtatacacacacactgcacatacacatgtatacacactgcacatacacatgtatacacacactgcacatacacctgtatacacacacactgcacatacacatgtatacacacacactgcacatacacatgtatacacactgcacatacacatgtatacacacacactgcacatacacatgtatacacactgcacatacacatgtatacacacacactgcacatacacctgtatacacacacactgcacatacacctgtatacacacacactgcacatacacatgtatatacactgcacatacacatgtatatacacatacactgcacatacacatgtatacacacactgcacatacacatgtatacacacacacactgcacatacactgcacatacacactgcgcatacacatgtatacacacacacactgcacatacacatgtatacacacacactgcacatacacatgtatacacacacactgcacatacacatgtatatacactgcacatacacactgcgcatacacatgtatatacacatacactgcacatacacatgtatacacacactgcacatacacatgtatacacacacactctgcacatacactgcacatacacactgcgcatacacatgtatacacacacacactgcacatacacatgaatacacacacactgcacatacacatgtatacacacactgcacatacacatgtatatacactgcacatacacatgtatacacacacactgcacatacacatgtatacacacacactgcacatacacatgtatatacactgcacatacacatgtatatacactgcacatacacatgtatatacactgcacatacacatgtatacacacactgcacatacagctgtatacacacacactgcacatacacctgtatacacacacactgcacatacacatgtatacacacactgcacatacacctgtatacacacacactgcacatacacatgtatacacactgcacatacacatgtatacacacacactgcacatacacatgtatacacactgcacatacacatgtatacacacacactgcacatacacctgtatacacacacactgcacatacacctgtatacacacacactgcacatacacctgtatacacacacactgcacatacacatgtacacacacactgcacatacacctgtatacacacacactgcacatacacctgtatacacacacactgcacatacacctgtatacacacacactgcacatacacctgtatacacacacactgcacatacacatgtatacacacacactgcacatacacctgtatacacacacacactgcacatacacctgtatacacacacacactgcacatacacctgtatacacacacactgcacatacacctgtatacacacacactgcacatacacctgtatacacacacacactgcacatacacctgtatacacacacactgcacatacacatgtatacacacacactgcacatacacctgtatacacacacactgcacatacacatgtatacacacacactgcacacacatgtatacacactgcacatacacatgtatacacactgcacatacacatgtatacacacacactgcacatacacatgtatacacacacagcacatacacctgtatacacacacactgcacatacacctgtatacacacacactgcacatacacctgtatacacacacactgcacatacac
This window harbors:
- the LOC143793513 gene encoding uncharacterized protein LOC143793513 isoform X1, with product MDEDRDETTRRLFHLALEIVSLLSGEDYTIVRKTPGDGVTPIIHLQESGGRSPGPITEPPPHSLLHERNKKILELSNKMIELLSGEVPIRCQDVAVYLSMEEWEYLEGHQDRYQDDIMEELRPLTPRDGSRRRCPRPLYPQDCPEENHNIPEEHQGEDLIDIKVEVIDDAEEMMDVWAGQQNGSRRRNPPERCPRPLYPQSCPEENHYIPEDHQGENPIDLKIEIIHEAQEAIALWADQQDGSRRRNPPERCPRPLCSPDCPEENHNIPEDHQNEDLANCKVEMETEEEQRLRGHEAFTSDVKEEIPVDPPPENHIGNPEGNVIFLLNYKVEDENIMPHSSEENLITLNVNSGFNSTDQTVMPPNYEDRSDKSCNVTTSTSHKMIQQFRHTFGKNFTRRSSLYTHRKIHTGAKPFSCSECEKTFTDKSTLLRHEKSHTGEKPFSCLVCGKCYISKSNLVRHEIIHTEEKPFSCSLCGKCFTGKSCLVRHVRGHTGEKPYTCSECGKCFTQKSGQVKHQRIHTGEKPYSCSECGKCFICKSDLLKHERIHTGEKPHSCSECEKCFIRKADLVKHQKIHIGGKPYLCKECGKSFTHLSDLAKHQKIHTGETPFPCSECGKSLITKANLRDHHQIHTGEKPFSCSQCGRCFMAQSNFIAHQRIHPGEKPYSCLECGKCFTQKSDLVTHQRIHTGVKPYSCSECEKCFTQKSNLVKHQRTHTGEKPYSCSECEKCFTHQSDFVKHQRIHTDEKPYSCLECGKCFTHKSNLVKHQRIHTGEKMHSCSECEKCFTQKSHLIKHQRIHTVEKPYSSSDSGKSVLTKT
- the LOC143793513 gene encoding uncharacterized protein LOC143793513 isoform X2, whose translation is MDEDRDETTRRLFHLALEIVSLLSGEDYTIVRKTPGDGVTPIIHLQESGGRSPGPITEPPPHSLLHERNKKILELSNKMIELLSGEVPIRCQDVAVYLSMEEWEYLEGHQDRYQDDIMEELRPLTPRDGSRRRCPRPLYPQDCPEENHNIPEEHQGEDLIDIKVEVIDDAEEMMDVWAGQQNGSRRRNPPERCPRPLYPQSCPEENHYIPEDHQGENPIDLKIEIIHEAQEAIALWADQQDGSRRRNPPERCPRPLCSPDCPEENHNIPEDHQNEDLANCKVEMETEEEQRLRGHEAFTSDVKEEIPVDPPPDNMSSKRKSYSVEYKKRIVEDSRGKNLTAFCKEKMLNIRMVRRWRAAYDNLSQQVCKGNAKRRKCGAGRHPLFPELEDMICEWIADRRAKALVVRRADIQEFALTMAPQLEISPEDFKASHHWLDGFLQRCELSLRRSTALCKLEDAEVIKRALAFKSFVDGIDFSKYQLSNMIVMDETAVFMGQGSQTTIDQRVPPLSMCSTGHESARVTCILAIRLDGTKVPPLIITKGKKEKMKRISGIYILETVKAWCTQAVIRKWVDLMLPLVLRGSQRGLLVWDSASTHRAKDMKNFLHERKIDQIVIPAGMTAYLQTLDIAINKPFKDHLRTEMNDYIKNRMQRKHGNFVKPRLQEVVTWVKNSWEKITDSCVANALQAGYMDKRRSFKESAIAGHEKLGPMILKATESQEIDDWIQGLESYDDVPEDDDMTVFE